The Virgibacillus sp. SK37 region TGTTTTCTGGCCACCACTTAAGTCGCTTATGGGTGTTTCATAATCTTTATCGTGAAAATGCAAACCATTTAGGACAGCTTTAATGTCTGCCTCATATGTATAACCACCATCACGCTGAAACGCTTGTTGCAACTCATCATACTGCTGTAGTACTCTTTCGTATTCTCCATGGCTTAACTTCGCAGCCTGCTCCATCTGTTGTTCCATAGAACGAATCTGCTTCTCAAGGCCGAGAAGATGTGCAAATACTTCTAGCATTTCATCCCATATCGTTTTGCCAGATTCCAGTGTCATATGCTGAGATAGATATCCCATCGTTAGATCCTTTGGTTTTAATAGCTCTCCACCATCATGAGAGAACTCTCCTGCCATAATTTTTAACAGGGTAGATTTGCCAGCACCGTTTCTTCCAACAATAGCTATTCTTTCATTATCTTTTACTTCCATTTTTATATTCGACAAAATCTCTTCTGCGCCAAATGACTTAGAGATCCCATTTAACTGCATTAATATCATTATTTTCACCTCATCTCTTTTAGTGTATCTCAAAATGAATTGGCGAGGCAATATTATTGTGAATTTAGTCACGACTTCCAGACTTATTTCTGCTAGAATAGAGAGGAAGTTCAATGTATTGGAGATGAGCTTATGTCTGAATTCACGCATTTTAATGAACAAGGCAGAGCAAGAATGGTGGACATTAGTGAAAAGAAAGAAACAGAACGCATAGCTGTCGCAAGGTCAAGTGTTCAAATGTCCGAAGAAGTTTATAAAAAAATTACTCAGAACGAGATAAAAAAAGGTGATGTACTAGCTGTGGCCCAGGTTGCCGGGATTATGGCAGCTAAGAAAACCTCAGACTGGATTCCAATGTGTCATCCATTACAGCTTAAAGGAGTGGATATTTCCTTTGAATGGCTGATTGGAGAAACTTCCTATGATTTGCAGATTGAAGTATTTGTTAAAACTAAAGGTAGCACTGGGGTAGAGATGGAGGCGTTAACTGCAGCATCTGCCAGTGCACTTACCATATATGATATGTGTAAAGCAGTGGATAAAGGAATGATTATTGGCCAAACATATTTACTGGAGAAAAAGGGCGGTAAATCTGGTGATTACAGTTTGGATGAAAGAAGGAATAACAATGGATCAAAATAAAATACCTCAGGCAACAGCAAAGCGTTTACCATTATATTATCGTTTTTTAAATAATCTGAATCAACAAGGAAAGAAAAGGGTATCTTCGAA contains the following coding sequences:
- the moaC gene encoding cyclic pyranopterin monophosphate synthase MoaC; its protein translation is MSEFTHFNEQGRARMVDISEKKETERIAVARSSVQMSEEVYKKITQNEIKKGDVLAVAQVAGIMAAKKTSDWIPMCHPLQLKGVDISFEWLIGETSYDLQIEVFVKTKGSTGVEMEALTAASASALTIYDMCKAVDKGMIIGQTYLLEKKGGKSGDYSLDERRNNNGSK